One Fibrobacter sp. genomic region harbors:
- the sppA gene encoding signal peptide peptidase SppA encodes MRIIQRLVIALILLAPVMLGIFILLSPGFDKDRGIAGGFKKIGLVRIEGVISESYSIVKQLRSFRFDNSIAGILIRVDSPGGSVAPSQEIYSEISKIEKPVIVSMGNLAASGGYYVSSPARRIFADPGTLTGSIGVIFSLPLVEELSKKIGIEMRILTAGKYKDLTSIYREMSDGERKILQSLLDDTHDQFISDVAKARKMSKDSVSAIADGRIFTGRQAIEVGLVDTLGGFEEALDYLRETSGLSRKAKVVERRERITAFRKWIVEEIADIFPQLQSLLSPPGPQYLFYPGS; translated from the coding sequence GTGAGAATTATTCAGCGTCTTGTCATCGCACTGATTCTGCTGGCTCCGGTGATGCTGGGGATTTTTATTCTTTTGAGCCCAGGATTCGACAAGGATAGAGGAATCGCAGGAGGATTCAAGAAGATCGGACTTGTGCGGATTGAGGGTGTGATAAGTGAGTCTTACAGTATTGTCAAGCAACTGCGGTCATTTCGTTTTGATAATTCAATAGCGGGTATTCTGATACGGGTAGATTCTCCAGGCGGCAGTGTTGCTCCTTCTCAGGAGATCTACAGTGAGATTTCCAAAATAGAAAAGCCGGTAATTGTGAGCATGGGAAACCTGGCCGCATCGGGTGGTTATTATGTTTCCAGTCCTGCAAGGAGGATATTTGCTGATCCCGGCACTCTGACTGGAAGTATCGGAGTGATCTTTTCTTTACCGCTTGTGGAAGAGTTATCAAAGAAAATCGGTATTGAAATGAGAATCCTGACAGCAGGGAAGTACAAGGATCTCACCAGCATTTACAGGGAAATGTCTGATGGTGAAAGGAAGATACTTCAGTCTTTGCTTGATGATACTCACGATCAGTTTATAAGCGATGTAGCGAAGGCGCGGAAAATGAGCAAGGATTCGGTATCGGCGATAGCTGACGGGAGGATCTTTACCGGAAGGCAGGCAATAGAGGTGGGTCTGGTGGATACCCTGGGAGGGTTTGAAGAGGCACTGGACTATTTAAGGGAGACTTCAGGTCTTAGCCGTAAAGCAAAAGTAGTAGAGAGAAGAGAGAGGATCACTGCTTTCCGGAAGTGGATTGTAGAGGAAATAGCCGATATTTTTCCTCAGCTTCAGAGCCTTCTTTCCCCACCGGGACCCCAGTATCTGTTTTATCCCGGAAGCTGA
- a CDS encoding ABC transporter permease subunit, translating into MSSILTIFKKEFKSFFISPIAYVFITVYLVITGFLFFQSFFLINQADMRGYFSLLPWVFLFFVPAITMRSWAEEKKVKTLELLLSWPVSDFQVVFGKFLAAFGFLSIAILLSVTIPITISILGSPDPGPIIGGYMGALLMGAAYLSIGLWVSSYTENQIVAFILGVVVTFVFFFIGSPFVTMVAPSWLVPIMNYIGLGNHFESIERGVIDSRDILYYLSITGFFLFLNVQSLGSRKWE; encoded by the coding sequence ATGAGCAGTATACTTACTATCTTCAAAAAAGAATTCAAGTCATTTTTTATCTCTCCTATAGCCTATGTGTTTATCACTGTTTACCTGGTGATAACAGGATTTCTGTTTTTCCAGAGTTTCTTTTTAATCAACCAGGCGGATATGAGAGGTTATTTCAGCCTTCTTCCCTGGGTTTTTCTGTTTTTTGTACCGGCGATCACGATGAGGAGCTGGGCAGAAGAGAAGAAAGTAAAGACACTGGAACTTCTTCTTTCCTGGCCGGTAAGTGATTTCCAGGTGGTATTTGGAAAATTTCTGGCAGCATTCGGATTCCTTTCCATTGCCATTCTCCTCTCGGTCACCATTCCCATTACAATCTCAATACTTGGTTCACCTGATCCCGGTCCCATAATCGGTGGTTATATGGGAGCGCTTCTGATGGGAGCGGCCTATCTTTCCATCGGGCTCTGGGTGTCATCCTACACTGAAAACCAGATCGTGGCTTTTATCCTGGGAGTTGTGGTTACATTTGTTTTCTTCTTCATAGGCAGCCCGTTTGTCACCATGGTTGCGCCATCGTGGCTGGTTCCGATAATGAATTATATCGGTCTGGGAAATCACTTTGAGAGTATCGAAAGAGGTGTTATCGACAGCCGTGATATTCTTTATTATTTATCAATAACAGGCTTTTTTCTGTTCTTGAATGTACAGTCATTAGGCAGCAGGAAGTGGGAATAA
- a CDS encoding ATP-binding cassette domain-containing protein: protein MLEVKNLNKKFGEVHAVRNLNFQIKKGEIFGFLGPNGAGKSTTMRMITCYIPPSSGSIQVDGHDTLTEGLPVRKKIGYLPENNPLYNDMKVQEYLSFVGEIRGIKGSSLKKRIDELFAICGLNKMAQRQIGKLSKGYRQRVGLAQAMMHNPDLLILDEPMSGLDPNQIIEIRHLIKSLGQEKTVIYCSHILSEVSATCNRILIINEGQIVATGTPDELTSRSSKGNRYLTRIKGDRADIEGKLSSIPGVSGVQVVNVASEWVTAEVIATQDDIGEAIFRCVVDNGLSLAELKRESASLEDVFTQLTRG, encoded by the coding sequence ATGTTAGAGGTTAAGAACCTCAACAAGAAGTTTGGTGAAGTACATGCAGTCCGTAACCTGAATTTCCAGATCAAAAAGGGTGAGATCTTCGGGTTCCTGGGTCCAAACGGTGCAGGTAAATCCACAACTATGCGTATGATTACCTGTTACATCCCGCCTTCATCCGGATCTATTCAGGTAGATGGACACGATACTCTGACTGAGGGGTTGCCTGTCCGCAAAAAGATCGGATACCTGCCTGAGAACAATCCTCTGTACAATGATATGAAGGTACAGGAATACCTGAGCTTTGTAGGCGAGATACGGGGAATAAAGGGCAGCAGCCTTAAGAAGAGGATCGATGAGCTTTTTGCGATCTGCGGGTTGAACAAGATGGCTCAGAGGCAGATTGGCAAACTCTCAAAAGGGTATCGTCAGAGAGTGGGTCTTGCCCAGGCGATGATGCACAACCCTGATCTTCTGATTCTTGACGAGCCGATGTCAGGTCTTGATCCCAACCAGATAATCGAGATCAGACATTTGATAAAGAGCCTTGGTCAGGAAAAGACAGTTATCTACTGTTCTCATATCCTTTCAGAGGTTAGTGCGACCTGTAACCGTATTCTTATTATCAATGAGGGGCAGATAGTGGCTACCGGTACTCCGGACGAGCTCACATCAAGGTCAAGCAAAGGCAACCGTTATCTGACAAGAATAAAGGGCGACCGTGCGGACATTGAAGGCAAGCTCTCATCTATTCCGGGAGTAAGCGGGGTTCAGGTGGTCAATGTCGCCTCAGAGTGGGTTACCGCTGAAGTCATAGCCACACAGGATGATATAGGCGAAGCGATTTTCAGATGTGTAGTGGACAACGGACTCAGCCTTGCGGAGTTGAAGAGAGAATCTGCAAGCCTGGAAGATGTATTCACACAATTGACGAGGGGATAA